AAGAAAATACACTCCGCTGCTTTGATTGGACAGGTCAATGGTTTGCTTGGTTGATGTAGTATTCCAATCCGCCCACACTCCTTCTCCTGCCATATTGTAAACATGAATATCTGTTCCGGGTTTTACTTCTGCCAGTTCAAGGGTGAATATTCCTGGCGATGGATTCGGATAAACCTTTGTCAGCATATTTATCACTTCCGCCTGCTTATCCGGGTTTTCAAGGCGGCAGCAGCAACCATTACTTGTTACAGTTACTACTACAACATCACTTCTTGTCTGCGTTCCTGAGCAATAGGGAGAAGTTGTACATGTACTCCCGGAACATCCATCAACACAACAATAATAATGAGAACCTCCAAAAACGACATGACCACATGTAAAAGTTACAGTTAGAGTATATGTTGTCGTTATAGTAGGTGATGCTGTTGGATGGCAAACTGTGGAACTACTTAGTCCTGTTGTTGGCAGCCATGCGTAAGTTATTTGTTGAGTAGGATGACAAGTTTGAGTTCCTCCATCACAGTCAGGGCTTCCACCGATTGTAGGAGGTCCTCCGCAGCAAGTACAATAGATTTTATCAGGTCCTGCAAGTGCGCTTGCTGTTAAATTACATGACCCTTGCCCAAAGGCAAAGTTTGTGTTCAGCATCATCGCGCCTAGCGCAATGCACGCTGTAATTGTTTTTAGTTTTGTTTTCATTGTTTGTTATTATTAAAAATTAATTGTTTGATTTGTTTTTGTCACTTGCACGGATTACCAGCCCGGTGTTTTGGTTTTAGTTGTTGTTTAGAAATTAGTCATTGGTCATTGGTCATTCGTTATTGGTCATTTCCTTTTCACGGAGCCACAATTGAAACCACATCGCTGTCGGCTCCTTTGCCTTTGCTGTTAAAGGCATATTTGAAGCAGTAGTACCTTGTTCCGCTGGTGAGCCCGCTGAACAATGCTTTGCGCGAAGAGGAGGCATTAAAGAGCAAAAAAAGATTTTGCCCAACCGGAGCAGGAACAGGAATGGGGCTTGGCGCAGTTGCCATTTGCAGCACCACGCTGCCGTTGTTCACTGTAATGGGCGCGGTGGCGTTATCAGAGATAACGGTTACATACCCTTTTGCGTGCTCCACCGGATCGCAGGTGGTTAAAATGGTTCCGCTCTGGCTGCCATGTTTGAGAATAAGGTTTTGCACTTTGTCAGGAATGGCTATGGGCGATGGCTCTGTTTGCGTGGCGGTGAAGCCCGCGCTGGTGATTTTCACCACATCGCCATCGGCAATGCGCGTTACATAGCCCGCTTCTTCGCGCATCAAATCGTCCAATGCTTCTTCCGAAGCGTCCTGCGCTGCGGTTTGCGCGGGACCTCCGCCCTGGGCGAGATTAAATTTTGTTTCCAGATCATTTACCGCAGTGGTGATGATTGCCAGCGCAACATCGGGCGTTGGAAAGTTAGCGTTGCCGGTCATGTCATTAACCCGGTCGCGCACGAATTGAATCTTGGGCGCAACCGATAGGAGAATGAAGTCGAGTTTTACTCTTGCTTTTGCCATAGTTTGTAGTTTAAAGGTTATAGGTTGAAGGTTACAGGTTTAAATTTTATTGTGTGTGTGATGAGTTCAGATGTGTTTCGTTATTATTCAGATGTGTTTTGTCAGAGTTCAGATATGTTTTATTATGATTCAGATGTGTTTCGTTATAGTTCAGATGTGTTTTGTCAGAGTTCAGATATGTTTTATTATGATTCAGATGTGTTTCGTTATAGTTCAGATGTGTTTTGTCAGAGTTCAGATATGTTTTATTATGATTCAGGTTTATTTTATTAGAATTCGGATTTGTTTTGTAATAAATCAGATGTGTCTGCCTTTCGGCATGCGGGTTTGTCATAAATTCAGATATATTAAACATTATTCCGAATAAGAAACAGTAGAAAATTATGGTACAGATAACAGATGTTTTACAGATTTACAGAGTTCAGATTGGCTGTTTATCTGAAAATCTGAACGAATCTGTTATCTGTACCCCATCTATTTTAATATACAATCCTTAATCGTAATAAACTCTATTTCTTACTTTCTTTTTTGTTCTTTTCTCTGCGTTGTCTTTTCCGTTCGGCTTTGTTTGCTTTTTTATATTTCTGTATCATCGTTTTCATTTTTTCTTCTGTCCATTCTCCGTCACCGCAGCAAGCAAAGGCAATGAGCGCTATGGAATGAGTGTTCAGCAGTTCTGCCACTTTCCACAATGCCTTGAAATTCATCTCTCGCAAACCGAGTTCTGTTTCAAAAAAGTTGATGCCGGTTGCACGGGTGGCTTCTTTCTGATTAATGCCCTTGTATTCTCTCACATAAGCAATAACAAGCCCCATTCGTTTTTGAAATTCTTTATAATCCTTCGGGAGATTGACAAAATGAACTCTGCCTTTACTGCTGAGAATTTTTTTTCCGCTCTTTGTCTTGTAATCATAATCAAACCATAACATGATGTAAAAACTTATTTAAACAAAGTTAAATAAAACTGTAATGAATTGCGACTACGTATAGTAGTTTTTCCTTACGCCAGCGAAAATCGAACGAACAAATTTTCGAATGATTAGTAACGTAAGTTGCCACCTATAAAAATAGAACGCAGATAACGCAGATGATACCGATTTAACACAGATAAAATCAGCGAAAATCAGTTAAATCAGTGTCATCAGTGTTCTATTGTATTTTTTTTTATAGCAGGTAGCAACTTACGTTAGTAGTTCGAAGATTCGTAATTCGCAGGGCTAATAACTAAGATGGCGGGAGAAATCACCATCACTCTTTCTTTTCTTTTGTTTCCGTTAAATAAATTCCGGAAGAAACGGTTTGTTCTTTCGCCTCTGCGGGCAGAAATTGATTTTGGTTTATTTCGCCTCATGGCAATAGAATGTTTTACTTGTAATGAAGAGAAGTTATTGGTTTGCAGCGGATGAACGGTGCCGCTGAATACGTAACCTTGCCGCACTTGCAAACCGTCCACTCCTCCCACTTGAAATGGCGCGGATGGGCGATGATGACAGAAGGTTTACGGTTTCTGGTCTTCGGTTTACGGTTGTTTGTTAACCGAAGACCGTAAACTGAAGACCCAAAACTTTTCTTCATCCTGTTCTTCGCCATTACGGTTGATTTTCTATAGAGCATTTTTTAAAAAGTTAGAAAGTGAAAAAGTTAGCTCCGAAGGAGTCCCTTCGGGAAAAGTAAAATACACTCTCACTTTCTCACGTTTTTCCTTCTCTTTCTTTTCTTTTATCCTTTTTTCTTTCTTGGAACTTGGGACTTGGGACTTGGGACTTGGGACTTCTCCCTCTTCTTCTTCTGCCTTTCTCTTTTTTTCTTTTCTTTCTCTGCCACTGCCAGCACGCGTTCTTTAAGCACCGCCTCTGCTTTTGAAAGTTTGCCTTTTATATAAATTATCTGCGTAGGTAGTGGTTTTCTTTTCTTCATAACTTATCTTATCACTACTGTTTTCCAGCTCATCATTCCCCAGCCCGGTTTTTGGTCTTTACACATATTATTACATAAACCGCTTGATAAGGAAACCTCTCACGCCAAAAGGAGAAGTATTGTTTTTTATTTCCATCTTTCCTTTTGTATTCCATTTATATTTCGCATCAATGTTCACCTCGTTCGTAAGCTGCTCAATGTCTGCCTGGCCTAACACCTTGCCGTTTCTTTTAAATTCAACGGTTGCCGATTCAACATATACCGATTCCATCACC
This genomic interval from Bacteroidota bacterium contains the following:
- a CDS encoding T9SS type A sorting domain-containing protein, which produces MKTKLKTITACIALGAMMLNTNFAFGQGSCNLTASALAGPDKIYCTCCGGPPTIGGSPDCDGGTQTCHPTQQITYAWLPTTGLSSSTVCHPTASPTITTTYTLTVTFTCGHVVFGGSHYYCCVDGCSGSTCTTSPYCSGTQTRSDVVVVTVTSNGCCCRLENPDKQAEVINMLTKVYPNPSPGIFTLELAEVKPGTDIHVYNMAGEGVWADWNTTSTKQTIDLSNQSSGVYFL